Genomic segment of bacterium:
GATCGAGGAGTTCCGGGCGCAGCTGGATCCTGCCGAGCTGTCGGGCGATCCTGCGACTCCCAATAAGCGCTGGCAGGTGGGCCTCGTGGTCCTGCTGGGCCTGGGATTACCGCTGGCGATGTTCTTTTTGAGTCCGAATGCGATTTTGTCGGAGGTGATCGATCTCGATAAGCTCGCCCGGGGTGGCGGTCGGGAGGGGATGTTTTTTGCCGCTCAGGCAGTGGTGATCCAGACCGGTGGGGCAGCTTCTGGCTGGGTGCTCAACCAGGTCCTGACCCAAGGGGGGGATCGGGCGACGCTGTCGGGCATGATCGCGGTCGGGCCGGTCGCCGCCGCGGTGGTGCTCGCTGGCGTGGGGTTGTTATGGGTGTTTGGCGGGTTTTTGGGGCGAGAGCGGGACCGGATTTCGGCTCTGTCTGATATAGCACACTAAAATCTGATTGTATCTTTGCCCGTGCCTTTCACACTCCTTCAGAGACTTGCTACAATGTCCCTGCCCCTGTTACCGACCCCACTTCAGTGGAGGGGTCGGATCGTCCGAGAATTGTGGGTGACCGCCGTGGCTAAGACCGCCGCTCCCTTGTCGACAGAACCGAAGCCTGTCGTGATCAACGACACGCCAACCTCGGGCAAGCCCGAGAACGATAACCTCGCTCGCATGAGCCCGGCCTCGCGCCGCGCTTACATCCGGCTGCGGGAGAAGCAGCAGGCGAAGGCCGCCGGGCGCTCGACTGAATAGTCAGTCACGCAACTCCCTCCCCAAAACTACTCAGGACCCGCCAGCGATGGCGGGTCCTGTGGTTTGTTCGGACATGTCAGCATGCCATTAGTCGCTGAGAGCGCGTCGGAAGCGACGCAGGTCTGGGGAGTCGAGGATTGTCTGCAGCGCGCCATCGAAAGCCTCCAGCCGCCGCAGCCGATCTTCCTCGAGTGGCTGGAGGCTAGCATCCAGCGAGCTTTCCGCGACCAGTACCCCGTTTGCCGGTGCTGCATCAGCAGCCTCCGCCTCAACTGCAGTACTGGCGGGAGCCGCCAGCACCGCTGCATCCGGGTCGAGCCCCACCAGGCGAGTCCGGAGTTCCTCCAGCATTGCCTCGCTGTAGATCACCTGCTCGACAGCCCGCTGCAGCAGTTCGATCTGGTCAAGCGCAGCGTTGAAGACCCGTCGGGGCAGGCAGTCCACGAAGCATTCCAGGGGATATCGGAGCCGGTACAGGGCCGTACGGAGCCCCGCAAGTTCGGCAGGATCGTGGCGCTTCCGGTACTTCGCACTGGCCCGCAGCACCCGCCGGAGGCGATCCTGCAGGATGAGTCGGGCCATGTCACTGAAAGCCGCTGTTGGGTCGAGACCCTTGATGCGGAGGCTCTTTTTCATGTTGTCGCTACACCCCAAGGCCAGGTCTTTGGTGTCCAGAGACGGCACTTCACGACTTGCTGACGGCTTACCATAGCGTACCCGCCGGGAGTTTGCCTGAATGTGATGCGGGTCGCGGTGTAAACTTTTCATGGAGCCGAGTGAGGTGCCCGGCTATACTGCGCGATTGTGGATCCCCGTCGTGAAGCCGATCTGCTGCGCCAGCTCCCCTTCGGGATGGACCGCCCAGTCTCCCTGGCGGATGGCCTGCCGATTCGGGTCGAGCGGATCATCGGTTTCACACTCCTCATTGCTGTCTATGTCCTGCTGACTTGCCTCCCCTTCGCGATCGTCTTCCTGGTGCTATCTCAGGCCGATCCGACTCTGGAAACCCTCTGGGCGATCCTGGGCAAGAGTTTCGCAGCGCTCTGGTTTGGTTCGGCGATCTGGCTTGTCCTCTGGTTCATCGTCTATGTCGTTCTCGACATCAAGCATCCTTCCACCCTCGGCCGTGTACCTGGGCTCGATGTCCCCGGTGAAGACGCTGATGAAGAAGAGACCCCGACAGCCCGACCGACTGCCTGAGTACCTCGCACGCTAGCTGGTAGCCTCGCAACGTGATTTCAGCCACTCGCCAAGGGCGGAGGTAGCTCCCCGATGAGCATCGACTGTTGTCAGCAGTTTCTCCCGCATTTGCTGTCGCTGCCAGGTATCTCCCAGGATCTCGCGCATGTGATGGGCCAGGGACTCCGCGGTCACCAGCTGGGCTACCTCATTCATAGTGAGCAGTTCAGCGATCGCCCGGAAGTTTTCCACGCTGGGACCATGCAGCACCGGGCACCCCTGCGCTGCCGGTTCCAGCAGGTTGTGCCCTCCCCGGGGGATGAGGCTGCCGCCGACGAAGGCGCAATCCGCAATCCCATAGAGGGAGACCAGATCGCCGAGGGTATCGACCAGAATCGTGGGCGGGTCCTCCACCCTGGGACCATGAACCTGCAGATCACTCAGGAGCCGGTAGGTGATCTGCCGCTCCTGCAGCAGGGCGATGACTTCCGGCAGGCGTTCAAGGTGTCGGGGTGCCAGGAACGCGACCAGCTGTCGCTTGGCCAGCCGGACCTGCTCCAGCGCTTGAAGCACCGGGACCTCTTCACCCGGATGGGTCGACCCGGCAACAAACACCGGGGCATCGGCCGCAATCCCCAGACGTCCACGCGCCAGGGCGCGCTCTTCAGGACCAAGGGGAGTTCCGGCGGCATCGAACTTCACGTTGCCGACTG
This window contains:
- the waaA gene encoding 3-deoxy-D-manno-octulosonic acid transferase, translated to MTAPAAPWQYHVYRPAMTLAGGLFPAVKARRSGTAPYPQRFTALRGLLPADVRHVASAAPRGTIWVHGVSVGEALAAAPLIRWWQTEGFADVPMVFSTTTNGGYKLATSKLPEGTPVTFFPFDAPGPMSRFFDGLRPRILVLYETELWPNLIHEAVRRDIPILLANARISDRTARPPAVAAPLIRWMLQQFTAIKPQSALDERRLKTFGVRDEQLLPVGNVKFDAAGTPLGPEERALARGRLGIAADAPVFVAGSTHPGEEVPVLQALEQVRLAKRQLVAFLAPRHLERLPEVIALLQERQITYRLLSDLQVHGPRVEDPPTILVDTLGDLVSLYGIADCAFVGGSLIPRGGHNLLEPAAQGCPVLHGPSVENFRAIAELLTMNEVAQLVTAESLAHHMREILGDTWQRQQMREKLLTTVDAHRGATSALGEWLKSRCEATS